The following are from one region of the Stigmatopora argus isolate UIUO_Sarg chromosome 9, RoL_Sarg_1.0, whole genome shotgun sequence genome:
- the LOC144082638 gene encoding uncharacterized protein LOC144082638, producing the protein MRRFFRVQRDEDYSQIQYLTAKCMRLTRDKAVSDREFLLSREREKKLQNDLQAVAEQLFHLEKSNVELRRTQDQLIDTIHQQQDLVEWLQQRLVLLAEGSERDAEMLRQVSSEVLCLQSTETQLQDLVAALPLEAQIQQHHAEGLGMELHTEAHSNHVPTEKRQIKTAELEQLRYANKMLEKELEDLRLSQEEQVRVLQWENDSGVRKLQETLEQFEWLCQQQRYWMACVKSFKDCFMEEREKLLQQICALEKKAKKWKKLSVCRRQRNLQDHDCTNRSSPSSWESDEEANITYGEDQKQAGSPINRYQKPP; encoded by the exons ATGAGGAGGTTTTTCCGAGTGCAGAGGGATGAAGACTATAGTCAGATCCAGTATCTGACAGCCAAGTGCATGCGCTTGACTCGAGACAAAG CTGTATCAGACAGGGAGTTCTTGTTGTCCAGGGAAAGGGAAAAGAAGCTGCAAAATGACCTCCAAGCTGTGGCTGAGCAACTCTTTCACCTGGAAAAAAGCAACGTGGAGCTCAGGAGGACACAGGACCAGCTCATCGACACCATCCATCAGCAGCAA GACTTAGTGGAGTGGCTCCAGCAGCGTTTGGTTTTGCTCGCGGAGGGAAGTGAGCGTGATGCTGAGATGCTGCGTCAGGTGAGCTCAGAGGTGCTGTGCCTCCAGAGCACCGAGACGCAGCTGCAGGACTTGGTGGCAGCTCTCCCCTTGGAGGCCCAGATACAACAGCATCATGCGGAGGGTCTCGGGATGGAGCTGCACACTGAGGCCCACAGCAACCACGTTCCGACTGAGAAGcgacaaat TAAGACAGCGGAGTTGGAACAGCTACGCTACGCCAATAAAATGCTGGAAAAGGAGCTGGAGGATTTGCGTTTGTCACAAGAGGAACAA GTGAGAGTTCTGCAATGGGAGAATGACAGCGGTGTGAGGAAGCTCCAGGAAACGCTGGAGCAGTTTGAGTGGCTGTGTCAGCAACAACGCTACTGGATGGCTTGCGTCAAGAG TTTTAAAGACTGCTTCATGGAGGAAAGAGAAAAACTACTTCAGCAAATCTGCGcgttggaaaaaaaggcaaaaaaatggaagaagttAAGCGTTTGCAGGCGTCAAAGAAACCTGCAGGACCATGACTGCACTAACAG AAGTAGTCCATCCTCATGGGAAAGTGATGAAGAAGCGAACATTACCTATGGGGAGGACCAAAAGCAG GCGGGGAGTCCTATCAACAGATACCAAAAACCTCCTTAA